The following coding sequences are from one Paenibacillus sp. FSL R5-0912 window:
- a CDS encoding ABC transporter ATP-binding protein encodes MPNTAEVVKPVASLMGVTKKIGSKTLINDLTLDIPPGQIFGFLGPNGAGKTTTIRMMVGLISISRGDILICGRSIKDHFEEAIANVGAIVENPEMYKFLTGYQNLRQYARMVPGVTKERINEVVELVGLGQRINDKVKTYSLGMRQRLGVAQALLHRPKLLILDEPTNGLDPQGIRELRDYLRLLCQKEGTTVFVSSHLLAEMELMCDSVAIIQNGRLIEVKQLKAVGNVMVPVGETLFEVDQPEAALELMGRGVVKDGGIAVEAVREEIAELNAKLVAGGIKVYSIKPLFRSLEDQFLEITGGEGIG; translated from the coding sequence ATGCCGAATACGGCAGAAGTTGTGAAACCTGTGGCCAGCCTGATGGGGGTTACCAAAAAGATCGGCTCCAAAACGCTGATCAACGACTTGACCCTCGATATTCCGCCCGGGCAAATCTTCGGATTCCTGGGCCCGAACGGTGCCGGTAAAACAACTACCATCCGCATGATGGTAGGTCTCATCTCCATTAGCCGCGGGGATATACTCATCTGCGGACGCAGTATTAAAGATCATTTTGAAGAGGCGATAGCGAATGTAGGGGCTATTGTGGAGAATCCGGAAATGTACAAGTTTCTTACCGGATACCAGAACCTGCGCCAGTATGCCCGCATGGTCCCCGGTGTGACTAAGGAGCGGATTAATGAAGTAGTAGAACTGGTAGGTCTCGGCCAGAGAATCAACGACAAGGTTAAGACCTATTCTCTGGGGATGCGCCAGCGGCTGGGTGTGGCCCAGGCACTGCTGCACCGGCCGAAGCTGCTGATTCTCGATGAGCCGACTAACGGGCTGGACCCGCAGGGCATCCGCGAGCTGCGCGATTATCTGCGCCTGCTGTGCCAGAAGGAAGGTACTACTGTTTTTGTCTCCAGTCATTTGCTCGCTGAAATGGAACTCATGTGTGATAGTGTGGCGATAATCCAGAACGGCCGCCTGATCGAAGTGAAACAGCTTAAAGCTGTAGGCAATGTGATGGTGCCGGTGGGTGAGACCCTGTTCGAAGTGGATCAGCCTGAAGCTGCGCTGGAACTGATGGGCCGTGGCGTGGTGAAGGACGGGGGCATTGCTGTAGAGGCGGTGCGGGAGGAAATTGCCGAGCTCAACGCGAAGCTGGTGGCCGGCGGAATTAAGGTGTACAGCATCAAGCCGCTGTTCCGGTCATTGGAAGATCAATTCTTGGAGATTACAGGAGGTGAAGGCATTGGGTGA
- a CDS encoding YhgE/Pip domain-containing protein — MKFLSVFIKDLGAVFKNPKMRISMFAILFIPVLYSGLFLKAFWDPYGKMNELPVAVVNEDKGADYEGSKLSAGSDLVAELKKTDGFKWNFVSREAAEAGLADNTYYMAIIVPEDFSAKATTLLDADPQPAKIIYEPNEGYNFLAGQIGGTAVKDIKNKVSAKITEAYTESVFDKITDIASGLGEAGDGATKLADGATKLDDGALKLKDNLLVLTEGTGKLLSGVAPLTQGVTDLNTGAAALEAGSSTLAGGLQQLSAAHKQLQDGVTQSAAGSKQLDAGLQKTAAGAASLKDGTQSAVDGTAKLQAGTKSVVEGSAKLEAGLTSSAEGSAKLEAGLTASKEGSAKAAAGAKAVADGLQALAKSNPQLAASPDVQKLLAASTAVATGTAQLDQSQEQLLAGATALHSGQEQLVQGANQLHSGSQQLDAGVTQLHAGAQQLNAGSAQLLEGQQQLSAGAGTLAAGGAKLSAGMQQFGAKLDEAAAGGVKLADGGKALEAGTAKLLSGAGQLGSGLSSVADGSKQLSDGAGQLKDGLDELKAGSGELASKLVDAATQTNAVNKSDALVSMFAQPVQIEEVKVSKVPNYGTGFAPYFLSLGLFVGALICTIVIPMRESEVIGASRFNRFMSRTLTFSMMSLLQALLAILIVLYGLGLEVQSVGLFYAFSFITSLAFMWMIQAIVTWLDQPGRFVVILILIFQLTTSAGTFPLELIPNWMKIFNPLLPMTYSVKGFKAVISTGDFSSMWNDAGLLAAYGIVFLALTFTYFMTRDRGNEALLKSEQVLTV, encoded by the coding sequence ATGAAATTTTTATCCGTGTTTATCAAGGATCTTGGCGCGGTTTTTAAGAATCCCAAGATGCGTATTTCCATGTTTGCCATTCTGTTCATTCCTGTACTGTACAGCGGATTATTCCTGAAAGCATTCTGGGATCCTTACGGCAAAATGAACGAGCTTCCGGTGGCTGTCGTCAATGAAGATAAAGGCGCTGATTATGAGGGCTCCAAGCTGAGCGCCGGATCAGACCTGGTGGCGGAGCTGAAGAAGACGGACGGGTTCAAGTGGAATTTCGTCAGCCGTGAAGCAGCAGAAGCCGGACTTGCGGACAACACCTATTATATGGCGATTATTGTTCCGGAAGACTTCTCGGCCAAAGCTACTACCCTGCTGGATGCGGATCCGCAGCCGGCCAAAATCATCTACGAGCCTAATGAAGGCTACAACTTCCTGGCTGGCCAAATCGGCGGCACGGCAGTGAAGGATATCAAGAATAAAGTGTCCGCCAAGATTACAGAAGCGTATACCGAATCTGTATTTGATAAAATCACGGATATCGCCAGCGGCCTTGGTGAAGCCGGGGACGGCGCCACCAAGCTTGCTGACGGTGCCACCAAGCTGGATGACGGAGCGCTTAAGCTGAAGGACAATCTGCTTGTCCTGACTGAAGGCACCGGCAAGCTGCTGAGTGGCGTAGCGCCGCTTACCCAGGGTGTGACGGATCTGAATACCGGAGCAGCAGCTCTGGAAGCCGGCAGCAGCACGCTGGCCGGAGGGCTTCAGCAGTTGTCCGCAGCCCATAAGCAGCTGCAGGATGGTGTGACCCAGTCGGCAGCCGGCAGCAAGCAGCTTGACGCAGGGCTGCAGAAGACTGCAGCCGGAGCGGCTTCGCTTAAAGACGGCACACAGTCGGCTGTAGACGGAACTGCCAAGCTGCAGGCTGGCACGAAGTCGGTGGTGGAAGGCAGCGCGAAGCTGGAAGCGGGCCTGACCTCTTCCGCAGAAGGCAGCGCGAAGCTCGAAGCCGGTCTTACGGCTTCGAAGGAAGGCAGCGCGAAAGCGGCAGCCGGAGCCAAAGCGGTAGCAGACGGTCTGCAGGCACTGGCGAAGTCAAATCCGCAGCTTGCGGCAAGCCCGGATGTGCAGAAGCTGCTGGCGGCAAGTACAGCAGTGGCCACTGGCACTGCTCAGCTGGATCAGAGCCAGGAGCAGCTGCTGGCAGGAGCAACGGCACTGCACAGCGGCCAGGAGCAGCTGGTGCAGGGAGCGAATCAGCTGCACAGCGGTTCCCAGCAGCTTGATGCAGGTGTAACGCAGCTGCATGCCGGAGCGCAGCAGCTGAACGCCGGCAGCGCACAGCTGCTGGAAGGACAGCAGCAGCTGTCGGCTGGCGCGGGCACACTTGCAGCAGGCGGCGCTAAGCTGTCGGCAGGCATGCAGCAGTTCGGCGCGAAGCTGGACGAAGCGGCCGCAGGCGGAGTGAAGCTGGCAGACGGCGGCAAAGCGCTTGAAGCCGGAACAGCGAAGCTGCTGAGCGGCGCAGGACAGCTTGGCAGCGGCCTCAGCTCTGTAGCTGACGGCTCGAAGCAGCTGAGTGACGGAGCAGGTCAGCTCAAGGACGGTCTGGATGAGCTGAAAGCAGGCTCCGGTGAGCTGGCCAGCAAGCTGGTCGATGCCGCAACGCAGACTAATGCTGTGAACAAGAGCGATGCGCTGGTATCCATGTTTGCCCAGCCGGTACAGATTGAAGAAGTGAAAGTCAGTAAGGTACCGAACTATGGAACAGGGTTCGCCCCTTACTTCCTGTCGCTCGGTTTGTTCGTAGGCGCACTGATCTGTACGATTGTTATTCCGATGCGAGAATCTGAAGTAATCGGAGCCAGCCGGTTCAACCGGTTCATGAGCCGTACCCTTACGTTCTCCATGATGAGCTTGCTCCAGGCGCTGCTCGCCATCCTGATTGTTCTGTACGGCCTGGGCCTTGAAGTGCAGAGTGTAGGCTTGTTCTACGCCTTCTCCTTCATTACCAGCCTTGCCTTCATGTGGATGATCCAGGCGATCGTAACCTGGCTTGACCAGCCGGGCCGTTTCGTAGTCATCCTGATTCTGATCTTCCAATTGACTACGAGTGCGGGTACATTCCCGCTGGAGCTGATTCCGAACTGGATGAAGATATTCAATCCGCTGCTGCCGATGACTTACAGTGTCAAAGGCTTCAAGGCAGTCATCTCTACTGGCGACTTCAGCTCGATGTGGAATGATGCCGGACTGCTGGCCGCTTACGGCATAGTATTCCTGGCCCTTACCTTCACCTACTTCATGACCCGTGACCGCGGTAATGAGGCTCTGCTGAAAAGTGAACAAGTTTTGACTGTATAA
- the gltB gene encoding glutamate synthase large subunit: MRHTELPGKQGLYDPQFEKDACGMGFVAHIKGKPSHDIVSNALTMLFNMEHRGGQGSEPNSGDGAGIMLQIPHRFFAGEAAKLGFELPEQGHYGVGMIFLSHNEEIRARHEALLSEIIAEEGQQVLGYRDVPTFDEMLGKTAKAAKPYVRQVFIGRSEGIKDDLSFERKLYVIRKRAELSIRYGGAEEGESFYVPSLSCKKIVYKGMLTTVQVGQFYLDLQDEKLESAIALVHSRFSTNTFPSWERAHPYRFMIHNGEINTLRGNVNWMHARQSLFKSEVFGEDLGKIKPVVNPDGSDTAMFDNTFEFLYLSGRSLPHVAMMMVPEPWSNHDSMDGKKKAFYEFHSTLMEPWDGPAAMGFTDGVQIGAILDRNGLRPARYYVTKDDLIILSSEAGVLDIPAEDVLYKDRLRPGRMLLVDTKQGRIISDEEVKAEIAAEQPYQDWLDEHLISLDELPEAPELPNPKHDNVQQLQQSFGYTFEDLRKVLEPMASTGAEAVGSMGYDSPLAVLSDRPQRLYNYFKQMFAQVTNPPIDAIREELVTSTATTIGPERNLLKAEPESCRQISLDSPILSNEDFAKLRHVRRAGFKSMSIPILFPAELGAEGLRIALERMNEAADRVMAKGHNILILSDRGVDRDNAAIPALLAVSSLHHHLIRSGTRTKVSILLESGEPREVHHYALLLGYGVSAVNPYLAFESLDDMIGQGLLRGISHEKAVKNYIKAATKSVVKILSKMGISTIQSYRGAQIFEAVGLNSEFVDRYFTWTPSRIGGIGLEEVALEALASHNRAFTDKDGNDKVLDSGGEYQWRSDGEEHLFNPQTIHLLQHSVRSGDYEMYKKYAALVQGESEKHQTLRSMLQFKPANGPVPLDEVEPAESIMKRFKTGAMSFGSISKEAHETLAIAMNRIGGKSNTGEGGEDPARFIPDANGDSRRSAIKQVASGRFGVTSNYLVNADEIQIKMAQGAKPGEGGQLPGRKVYPWVAEVRGSTAGVGLISPPPHHDIYSIEDLAELIYDLKNANPRANINVKLVSEVGVGTIAAGVAKGRADIILISGYDGGTGASPMNSIRHAGLPWELGLAETHQTLMLNNLRDRVVLETDGKMLSGRDLAVAVLLGAEEYGFATAPLVAVGCIMMRVCQMDTCPVGVATQNPELRKNFMGDPQHVVNFMTFVAQDLREIMAELGFRTIEEMVGRTDCLDAVQASTHWKKQGVDLSSLLHTPAMPEGSTRFRSKHQNHGLEETLDMTHLLDIAAPALESGTAVEASLPITNVNRAVGTILGSELTRKYGAAGLPDDTIKLYFTGSAGQSLGAFVPKGITITVEGDSNDYVGKGLSGGKLIIRPSRKATFAAEDNIIIGNTALYGATGGEAYVSGIAGERFAVRNSGANVVVEGVGDHGCEYMTGGRVVVLGETGRNFAAGMSGGIAYVYDPDSTFIKRCNLEMVLLERVEEADEIAELHGLITRHTELTDSNAGRTILDSWDQALPKFARVIPKDYKRMMEQIRKVEQNGLTGEAALMAAFEANMRELARVGG; this comes from the coding sequence ATGAGACACACTGAACTGCCCGGCAAACAGGGCCTTTATGATCCTCAGTTCGAAAAAGACGCTTGCGGCATGGGATTTGTTGCCCATATTAAAGGCAAACCGTCCCATGATATTGTTAGCAATGCTCTGACTATGCTCTTTAATATGGAGCATCGGGGAGGCCAGGGAAGCGAGCCGAACTCTGGTGACGGAGCCGGCATTATGCTGCAGATTCCGCACCGTTTCTTTGCCGGCGAAGCAGCGAAGCTTGGCTTTGAGCTGCCGGAACAGGGCCATTACGGCGTGGGCATGATCTTTCTGTCTCATAACGAGGAGATCCGGGCCCGCCATGAGGCGCTCCTGAGCGAGATTATCGCTGAAGAGGGCCAGCAGGTGCTCGGCTACCGCGATGTGCCTACCTTTGACGAAATGCTCGGCAAGACGGCCAAGGCTGCCAAGCCTTATGTGCGGCAGGTATTTATCGGCCGCTCTGAAGGAATTAAGGATGATCTTTCTTTTGAACGCAAGCTGTACGTGATCCGCAAACGTGCGGAGCTGTCGATCCGCTACGGCGGAGCAGAAGAGGGTGAATCCTTCTACGTACCGAGTTTATCCTGCAAGAAGATCGTATACAAGGGCATGCTGACTACTGTACAGGTAGGACAGTTCTACCTGGATCTGCAGGATGAGAAGCTGGAGTCGGCGATTGCGCTTGTCCACTCCCGGTTCAGTACCAATACCTTCCCAAGCTGGGAACGTGCCCACCCTTACCGCTTCATGATTCACAATGGCGAAATCAACACCCTTCGCGGCAATGTGAACTGGATGCATGCCCGCCAGTCACTGTTCAAGAGCGAAGTGTTCGGAGAGGATCTCGGCAAGATCAAGCCGGTAGTTAACCCGGACGGCTCCGATACTGCGATGTTCGATAATACGTTCGAGTTCCTGTACCTGAGCGGACGCTCCCTGCCGCATGTTGCGATGATGATGGTTCCTGAGCCTTGGAGCAATCATGACAGCATGGACGGGAAGAAGAAAGCCTTCTATGAATTCCACAGCACCCTGATGGAGCCATGGGACGGGCCTGCCGCTATGGGCTTCACCGACGGCGTGCAAATCGGGGCGATCCTCGACCGTAACGGTCTTCGTCCTGCGCGTTATTATGTCACCAAAGATGATCTGATCATTCTGTCCTCCGAAGCGGGAGTCCTTGATATCCCGGCAGAGGATGTACTATACAAAGACCGCCTGAGACCGGGCCGTATGCTGCTCGTGGATACGAAGCAGGGACGGATTATCTCTGATGAAGAGGTCAAGGCTGAAATCGCTGCAGAGCAGCCTTATCAGGATTGGCTGGATGAGCACCTGATCAGCCTGGATGAGCTTCCGGAGGCACCGGAGCTGCCGAATCCGAAGCATGATAATGTGCAGCAGCTTCAGCAGTCGTTCGGTTATACCTTTGAAGATCTGCGCAAGGTGCTGGAGCCTATGGCTTCCACAGGTGCCGAGGCTGTCGGGTCCATGGGTTATGATTCACCACTGGCGGTATTGTCTGACCGTCCGCAGCGGCTCTACAACTACTTCAAACAAATGTTTGCCCAGGTAACCAACCCGCCGATTGATGCGATCCGTGAAGAACTGGTAACGTCCACGGCAACAACGATCGGGCCTGAACGCAATCTGCTCAAAGCAGAACCGGAGAGCTGTCGTCAGATCTCGCTGGATTCTCCGATTCTCTCGAACGAGGATTTCGCCAAGCTGCGTCATGTACGCCGTGCCGGCTTCAAATCGATGTCCATTCCGATTCTCTTCCCGGCAGAGCTGGGGGCGGAAGGGCTGCGTATCGCTCTGGAGCGTATGAATGAGGCGGCAGACCGCGTTATGGCCAAAGGACATAATATTCTTATTCTGTCCGACCGCGGGGTAGACCGCGACAATGCTGCAATCCCGGCGCTGCTGGCTGTCTCCAGCCTGCATCACCATCTGATCCGCTCGGGAACACGGACCAAGGTCAGTATCCTGCTGGAATCCGGTGAACCGCGTGAAGTTCATCATTATGCGCTTCTGCTTGGTTATGGTGTCAGTGCGGTCAACCCTTATCTGGCCTTCGAGAGTCTGGATGATATGATCGGCCAAGGCCTGCTCCGCGGAATCTCGCATGAGAAGGCTGTGAAGAACTATATCAAGGCAGCTACGAAGAGTGTTGTCAAAATTCTGTCCAAAATGGGTATCTCCACGATTCAATCCTACCGCGGCGCACAGATTTTTGAAGCTGTAGGCCTGAACTCGGAGTTCGTAGACCGCTACTTCACCTGGACACCATCCCGTATCGGGGGAATTGGCCTGGAGGAAGTGGCTCTAGAAGCACTTGCCAGCCATAACCGCGCCTTCACCGACAAAGACGGTAATGACAAGGTGCTGGATTCCGGCGGTGAATACCAGTGGCGGAGTGACGGGGAAGAGCATCTGTTCAACCCGCAGACGATTCATCTGCTGCAGCATTCCGTACGCAGCGGAGATTACGAGATGTACAAGAAATATGCGGCACTTGTTCAGGGCGAAAGCGAGAAACACCAGACGCTACGCTCGATGCTGCAGTTCAAACCGGCTAATGGACCTGTGCCGCTGGACGAGGTAGAACCGGCGGAATCGATCATGAAACGCTTCAAGACCGGCGCCATGTCCTTCGGCTCGATCAGCAAGGAAGCCCATGAGACACTGGCCATTGCCATGAACCGTATCGGCGGCAAGAGCAATACCGGTGAAGGCGGGGAAGATCCGGCTCGCTTCATTCCGGACGCTAACGGCGATTCCCGCCGCAGTGCGATCAAGCAGGTGGCATCGGGACGGTTCGGCGTAACCTCGAACTATCTGGTGAATGCCGACGAGATCCAGATCAAGATGGCACAAGGCGCCAAGCCGGGTGAAGGCGGACAGCTTCCAGGCCGCAAGGTATATCCTTGGGTTGCCGAAGTCCGCGGCTCTACAGCAGGTGTAGGTCTGATCTCACCGCCGCCACATCATGATATTTACTCGATTGAGGATTTGGCGGAGCTGATCTATGATCTGAAGAATGCCAATCCTCGTGCCAATATTAACGTTAAGCTTGTATCCGAAGTCGGCGTAGGTACCATTGCCGCCGGTGTGGCCAAAGGCCGTGCCGATATTATCCTGATCAGCGGTTATGACGGCGGCACCGGTGCTTCACCGATGAACTCCATCCGTCATGCCGGACTTCCTTGGGAGCTGGGTCTGGCTGAGACGCACCAGACACTGATGCTGAACAATCTGCGCGACCGTGTTGTGCTGGAAACAGACGGCAAGATGCTCAGCGGGCGTGATCTGGCAGTAGCTGTTCTGCTTGGCGCCGAAGAATACGGCTTCGCTACTGCACCGCTGGTAGCTGTAGGCTGTATCATGATGCGTGTGTGTCAGATGGATACCTGCCCGGTCGGCGTTGCTACGCAGAATCCGGAGCTGCGCAAGAACTTCATGGGAGATCCGCAGCATGTCGTTAACTTCATGACCTTTGTAGCACAGGATCTGCGTGAGATTATGGCAGAGCTTGGCTTCCGTACCATTGAGGAAATGGTCGGCCGCACGGATTGCCTGGATGCGGTTCAGGCTTCGACCCACTGGAAGAAGCAGGGCGTTGATCTGAGCAGCCTGCTGCACACACCGGCTATGCCGGAAGGAAGCACACGCTTCCGCAGCAAACACCAGAATCATGGCCTGGAAGAAACGCTGGATATGACTCACCTGCTCGATATTGCCGCTCCTGCACTGGAATCCGGCACAGCAGTTGAAGCATCTCTGCCGATCACGAACGTCAACCGTGCAGTGGGTACGATTCTGGGCAGCGAGCTGACGCGCAAATATGGCGCAGCAGGTCTGCCGGATGACACCATCAAGCTGTATTTCACAGGCTCGGCCGGACAAAGTCTGGGCGCATTCGTACCGAAGGGCATCACGATTACGGTCGAAGGCGACTCCAATGACTATGTCGGCAAAGGGCTGTCCGGGGGCAAGCTGATTATCAGACCGTCCCGCAAGGCAACCTTTGCGGCAGAAGATAATATCATCATCGGAAATACGGCGCTGTATGGAGCAACTGGCGGCGAAGCTTATGTCAGCGGTATCGCCGGTGAACGCTTCGCAGTCCGCAACTCCGGGGCGAATGTAGTCGTTGAAGGCGTGGGTGACCACGGCTGCGAATACATGACTGGCGGCCGTGTAGTTGTTCTGGGTGAAACGGGCCGCAACTTTGCGGCAGGGATGTCAGGCGGTATCGCCTATGTATATGATCCAGACAGCACGTTCATCAAACGCTGTAACCTGGAAATGGTATTGCTGGAGCGTGTGGAGGAGGCGGATGAAATCGCTGAGCTGCATGGCCTGATTACCCGTCATACCGAGCTTACAGACAGCAATGCGGGCAGAACGATTCTCGATTCATGGGATCAGGCCCTGCCGAAGTTTGCCCGTGTCATTCCGAAGGATTACAAACGGATGATGGAACAGATCCGCAAGGTGGAGCAGAATGGCCTGACCGGCGAAGCTGCCCTGATGGCTGCTTTTGAGGCGAATATGCGTGAGCTTGCCCGTGTCGGCGGCTAA
- a CDS encoding ABC transporter permease, whose protein sequence is MGEFAALIHNENIKIYRRLRTWIMLFILAVMSALFPALIHFTSGGNEVTIGLWDSFQTTVAIAFFLNTIFTALVAADSVAGEFTWGTIKLLLIRPWSRSKILLSKYISMVLFSLFSTLLLIVFGYGSALIFSSSAVDSLGGPTMDWSQGEYVFLTIMCAYIELFLTAAIAFMISSVFRSSGLAIVLSLSIMFTKDIFIAIFSPERYEWANYLIFAHMNLSGYLLSDTGPGGATLGFAIAVLAVYYVIFMLVSWIVFRKRDVAA, encoded by the coding sequence TTGGGTGAGTTCGCTGCTCTCATACATAATGAGAATATCAAAATTTACAGACGTCTGCGGACATGGATTATGCTGTTCATTCTGGCGGTTATGAGTGCGCTGTTTCCGGCGCTAATCCATTTCACCAGTGGGGGCAATGAGGTAACGATCGGGTTATGGGACAGCTTCCAGACTACCGTAGCAATTGCTTTTTTCCTGAATACCATCTTCACAGCCCTGGTGGCTGCTGACTCCGTTGCGGGCGAATTCACCTGGGGAACGATTAAGCTGCTGCTGATCCGCCCTTGGAGCCGCTCCAAAATCCTGCTCTCGAAATATATATCGATGGTGCTCTTCAGCTTGTTCAGCACTCTACTGCTGATCGTGTTTGGTTATGGCTCAGCCCTGATCTTCTCGTCCTCAGCCGTGGATTCGTTAGGGGGCCCGACGATGGACTGGAGCCAGGGAGAATACGTTTTTCTGACGATTATGTGCGCCTACATTGAGCTGTTTCTCACAGCAGCCATTGCCTTTATGATCTCCAGCGTATTCCGTTCCAGCGGCCTTGCAATTGTACTGTCGCTGTCCATCATGTTCACCAAAGATATCTTTATCGCCATCTTCAGCCCGGAACGGTATGAGTGGGCCAACTATCTGATTTTTGCCCATATGAATCTAAGCGGCTATCTGCTGTCGGACACCGGCCCCGGAGGCGCTACATTAGGGTTCGCGATTGCTGTCCTCGCGGTGTATTACGTTATTTTCATGCTCGTCTCATGGATTGTATTCCGTAAAAGAGATGTAGCTGCTTAA
- a CDS encoding bactofilin family protein → MWNKRRQSAPYKSTDSLIGHGGTLEGKVHCDTNLRIEGNFSGEILCQGTVTIGEQGTVHSSIKAQEIIIAGKVYGNVTADQKLIMTETGQLHGNIAAGALSIMEGSVLNGSVAMAEQPATKTAGGLQAGDSADKAGERGSHKQNKLEAG, encoded by the coding sequence ATGTGGAACAAACGTAGACAAAGTGCTCCCTATAAATCGACCGATTCACTTATCGGACATGGAGGCACACTTGAAGGTAAAGTCCATTGCGATACCAATCTGCGGATTGAAGGGAATTTCAGCGGGGAAATCCTGTGTCAGGGGACAGTTACGATCGGTGAACAGGGAACCGTTCACTCCAGCATTAAGGCACAGGAGATTATTATCGCCGGCAAGGTCTACGGCAACGTGACCGCTGATCAGAAGCTGATCATGACCGAAACCGGACAGCTGCACGGTAATATTGCGGCCGGTGCGCTGAGTATTATGGAAGGCAGCGTGCTGAACGGATCTGTGGCCATGGCCGAACAGCCCGCCACAAAGACAGCGGGCGGGCTTCAGGCAGGTGATTCTGCGGACAAGGCAGGTGAGCGGGGTTCCCATAAACAGAACAAATTGGAAGCAGGCTGA